The genomic stretch ATCAGTATTCCCTTTTATATGGGTAACATTTTCATATGTACGGGGATTAAATGTGAGGTCATCATTCATTGTTTGGTCATCTAAGAGTTTGTCGGGGTTATCATATACTCTTACTTTATGGATTCTTCTCATTAAGGCATAGTATGTTTCAGGCTGTTCTAAGCGGATATTATAATACTGATCTTCAAGTTTCCAATTGGATACGATATAGACGAAGTTATAACATGCTTGGCGGTTGTTATATCGAGCAGGAAGTTGTAGAGGGTATATATCAAGATAGTTTAGCACATTGCCGATAGGTAAATCGCTTCTGAACTCTTCAAATACAAGCACATCTTCCCCGGAATAAGTGTCAAAGGGGTGCTTATAGTCTGTTACTCGATATACATTTGAGTAGAGCTTATCCCGGACTATCCAGATGTTACTGTAGTCTGGCATTCGTGCGAATCGCATCCCAGACCGGATCGGTATGGCCCCCACAGTGTTCTGTGCATACAAGAATATTTTTATGCTATTAATCATGGAGTTGATATTTCAGAATACCATGAACGAATGTATCAGGCAGCTCTGAAAGAGCATATTGATATTGAACGTATTGATGTTCTTACTGAGTACGTCAGTGATCTGGTTGATGCAGATGACTTCCGGCTGTCACTTCAGCGGGAAACTTATCGCAGCAAGCTGGACGAGGCCAATAAGCTTGCTTTTGAAAAGTCTGGTGTATGGGCAGTTACTGCATATAGAATGGGAGCTTTAAAGCTTGATGCAGTTGAAAACGTGGGTATATCCAAAGAACAGATCCGGTATCTTTTAAAGAACCCCTGAATGTGAATTTTCTTGAAAACAGGGTTTTCTATTATAAAAATATAAATTATAGGAGACCTGAAAATATGTATGCTTCGTATGTAGCATTTCTGTTTTTCAAAAAGGCAATGCAGTTCGGAAAATTGTAAAATTAATGCCAATTGTCGTACTACCTGGACTACCATTCAAAATTGTATGCCCGAATTGTATGGATACAGGATTGCTATTAATTTGTTTGATTCATTATAGAAAGTGCATGAAACCTCTGCGGATTGGAAATTGAGACCAATCTGTTAGAGTGCTGGGTTTATATTTTTGTATAAATACGCTGAGACTTTTACCCATGGTATGTCAATGCAAGAAATTCTGGAAGATATTATATCTGCGTATAAAGAGAATAATGACGTGGTTTTGGGGGATATGAGAGAGCTTTTGGATTTTAGTAATGTAAGGGATAAGGTGGCTTTTAAGCTGATTCAGAGTGAAAAGAATAAGGAGCTTTTAAAGGATGTTCTATATATTAAATTTCTTGACTTGGCAGTGGTGTTCTATTTGGTTTTGGATGAACATAAAGGAGGACAAATGACGGCTTTGATTCATAACTCTCATAGAAGAGTAGAATACTCCCATTTTGCTGCCGCTGGAAATTAAAACGATGAAAGAGATTATGTGTGATATTTTGAAGAGGCATTTAGAGGGAGTGGAAATGGAGGAGATGGTAGATAATCTGCTGAATTTTGAATCACAGAACCCCCCCTTATATATGCTTTCGAATAAAAAGCAGATTAACGGAGCTGGGTGCATTTTATATGATGGGTGTCTGAAGGATTTCGCTGATTCTCAGAATTCAGATGTTGTTATATTGCCATCTAGTACACGCGAAGTTATATTGGTTCCTGATGATGGGAAGTTTGATTATGGGGAGTTGAGAAAAATGGTTGGTGTGATAAATGAAAGTTAAGTGCCGGAGGAGGATGTGTTATCGGATAGGATTTATAAGTAATCTCGGAATGATTGTAGAATTAGTCTTATTAAATAAAAGTGGATTCATTGTATGTCATTCATTGCTCCTATGGCTGAAGTCCATAGGGGCAATATGCAAATGGAGTTTATTTTTTATATAAGAAAGTAGATAGGATATTATTATTAAAGCGGGAAAAGTATGTTATAATGTCTACAGGCCATTAAGGAAAATGCAGGGGTTTATAGGGAGGTACATGTCGTTATTATAGGTTATCTTATACGGTTTGTACACCGGATAAGATAGGACAGGGAATAAAATATCTATGTTATTGGATAGAGAAAGAGTGAAACAAATATGATCCTATTACTTTTGCTGCAGCATTACATCGGAGGTTCATTTTTATCCCTCCATTTGAAGTTGGGAATTGGGGGCGACTAGGCTGCTGATGAATACGGCTTTAATACAAAAGGGGTATTTGCCTTGCGTTATCTCTCCTTTAAGAAATGACTATATTCAGGCTTTGAAAGGAGTGCACGCAGAGCCGGAGAAATTTATCCGGTTTATTGCAGAGGCGAGTTGGAGACAGAAAAGGACTTTATCAGGGCATTGGGGCTTGAGATGCCGGAACTGAAAGAAATTTAAGGGAAATAATTGCGGCGGAGAATACTATGATGCAGTTACCATATTCAGAAAATTTGAGTATTGAGCGTTTAGGAAGATTGTTTGATAAGATGAGTGAGTCTTATAAGATATTTTGGTTTCAGGCAATCGTGAATAAAGTGATATCCGGGAAAGAGACGCTAACATATCAAGAATTGATAAATGAAATGCTTGCAGACTCCTGGTATATGGTATCAGAGTATAAATTAAATCTGGGACCATCAGATACATTGGAAGCTTTAGTTCATTATATCTATGATATCAGCGGTCTGAAAGCTAGTGAAAAGAAAGCTAATATTATTAACTACCTGGAACAGTGTAAAAATAAGAGAGTGGTTAATATGAAGCGGACTTTGACTTATTTTGTTCCTTATCGTTTGCAGGCTCCTTTTGTTGAAACTTTTACAGGGAGTGAATGGAATATTTCAAAACAAAATCTTGTAGCGAGAATGAATCAGGAAAAAAGGCTGATGTATTATTATACTGATATCTGCGGACTGGATACTTCTATTTGTTTACGACCTGAATGGTGTATTTATATAAGAAAAAATCATGAGATTTTGAAGGGCTGGATTCAGTATAATTTGATTATGTACTTGCAAAGGCGAAATCCTAATATTCCAGGAATTTCCAATAAATTAGAGCCGCCCCAGGACAGGAAGCTGAATAAAGTCATTAAGTATTGGAAGACAATTATGGAGATTACTCCTGTTTCTGATATTTATGGAAATGAGATATTGATGCAAGAAACGCTTTCGATTGACCATTTTATCCCTTGGTCGTATGTGGCTCATGATGAGTTTTGGAATTTACATCCGACTACGAAAAGCATAAATAGCAGTAAAAGCAATAACCTTCCGGCTTGGGAGAGGTATTTTCCAGCATTGTGTGAGAAAGAGTTTTTTTCTTATCAGATGATGTGGAGGTATGATGTTGTGCATAAGGAATTTTTAAAATGTAGTAAGGAGCATATAAACAGTGGTGATGTGATGATGAAGCTATACCGGGAGGATATATCAGAGGTTGAATTTCGGGTAAATCTTGAAAATATTTTATTACCACTATATAATGCGGCTCGAAATGCTGGATTTAAAGATTGGTTTTATTTAAATACAAGGTGACATAAATGCAAGAAGCGTTGCTATTGATGAAGATGACAAAATAGTGGAGATAAAAACAATGATAAAAATAGATTGATTGTTTTGAACTCTTAGATATTTGACATCATTATATCATTATTATATAATTATATAAAATGTCAAATCGTAGGGATATTTTGTATCTTAAAAATTTTACTAACAGTAATACGTTAGAATGGAGTAACTTAAATGAGAGTAGCAGATTTTTTTTGTGGCGGAGGAGGGTTTTCAGAGGGATTTCGTCAAGCTGGTTTTAAAATAAGCTTTGCGGTTGATAAATGGAAGCCTGCGGTCGATACATTTAAGGCAAATAAACCGGAGGCAAAGGTTATTTTAGATGATGTGATAAGATTATCTAATTTACCAGAGGAAGAGTTTGAAGCCATTATACCCGATACAGAAGTAATAATTGGATCGCCTCCATGTGTTGCTTTTTCTAATTCAAATAAATCAGGTAATGGTGATAAAGAGCTAGGTATTAGTTTACTTGAAGCATATTTAAAAATTATTGCTCGCAAAAAGTTTAAGGAGAATTCTATACTTATTTATTGGGCATTAGAAAATGTTCCTAATATTAAAGAGTACATAAAGTATGAATACAGACCATCTGACTTTGGACTTACTGGGGATTGGGTATTAAGACCTTTAAATGATTTATCAAAAATATATAATGCAAAATATTATGGAGCACCTACAAATCGAAAGCGATTTTTATGTGGAGAATTCCCAGAATTGGTTGAGACTCATAATGATGACACAGTAGTTCCGCTAAAAGCTGTATTAGAGAGTTTAGGTGATCCAACAGATTTTGAAGATATAATAATTTGGGATTGTAATTATCCAGAATTGGGTATAAATTCGCATATGATATCAGATCATCATTATGAACATGTTTTACAAAGATTTGAGTGGGAAGCAGCAAAAAGGCTTAAGCAAGATAAGGGTTATATGGGACGAATGTCTTTTCCGGAAAATCCCGATAATCCAGCTAGAACAGTTATGGCAACTCTTTCTTCTAGTTCACGAGAATCAATGATATTAGGTCGGAAAAATGGTGGATATAGATTACCTACGGTACGTGAAGTTGCTTGTATGATGAGTTTTCCAAATGATTATCGTTTTTGCGGCACAACAGAGGGTACCAAATACCGGTTAGTAGGAAATGCTGTTCCTCCAAAGCTTTCTTATGCATTAGCGAAAGCTATCATGATAGATTTGGGAGAATCTGTTCCAAGTAATTATATTAAAATAAAGTATGACTTAAAAGTTCCATTTGTTGATCTTAATAATGCGAATATACCTCCTAAAACAGAGTGTTCAAAAAGAGCAACAGCAAAATTTAAATATCATATTCCATATTTAATCTATTCAGCTTATAGAGTCGAATTAACAAATTATAATTCTGATTTTAAGAGCTTACAATTTAAATGGAATGTTGAAATTCATTATAGTCAAGGGAAAAAAAAGGCTAATAAATTTATGCCTGTTCCTAATATAGAATTTCTTGATAATTATAAAAAGGAGAATATAGAAAAGTTCATAAAGTCGATGCAATCAGAACTTGTCGGTTATAATGATTTTCAAAAGAGATATTGTATGACCTCCTTAGAGAGAAATAATATGTTAGGTCCATATGAATTGCTTTCACGAGTGAGAGAATTTATTGATGAAGTATATCCGACAGATGAATTTAGGGCTAATATAATAAGAATTTCAGAAATGCCATATGAGTTGCCTATATCTATAGTAGTGGGATACTATATTCTTTGTAGATTAGTAGAAAACATGGGGGATAAAATTGATGGATACAATGACAAGGAAAGCAAAACTTATTGAACTCAAGCAGAATCAAAATAATGTTG from Lacrimispora sphenoides JCM 1415 encodes the following:
- a CDS encoding DNA cytosine methyltransferase produces the protein MRVADFFCGGGGFSEGFRQAGFKISFAVDKWKPAVDTFKANKPEAKVILDDVIRLSNLPEEEFEAIIPDTEVIIGSPPCVAFSNSNKSGNGDKELGISLLEAYLKIIARKKFKENSILIYWALENVPNIKEYIKYEYRPSDFGLTGDWVLRPLNDLSKIYNAKYYGAPTNRKRFLCGEFPELVETHNDDTVVPLKAVLESLGDPTDFEDIIIWDCNYPELGINSHMISDHHYEHVLQRFEWEAAKRLKQDKGYMGRMSFPENPDNPARTVMATLSSSSRESMILGRKNGGYRLPTVREVACMMSFPNDYRFCGTTEGTKYRLVGNAVPPKLSYALAKAIMIDLGESVPSNYIKIKYDLKVPFVDLNNANIPPKTECSKRATAKFKYHIPYLIYSAYRVELTNYNSDFKSLQFKWNVEIHYSQGKKKANKFMPVPNIEFLDNYKKENIEKFIKSMQSELVGYNDFQKRYCMTSLERNNMLGPYELLSRVREFIDEVYPTDEFRANIIRISEMPYELPISIVVGYYILCRLVENMGDKIDGYNDKESKTY
- a CDS encoding HNH endonuclease domain-containing protein, which encodes MMQLPYSENLSIERLGRLFDKMSESYKIFWFQAIVNKVISGKETLTYQELINEMLADSWYMVSEYKLNLGPSDTLEALVHYIYDISGLKASEKKANIINYLEQCKNKRVVNMKRTLTYFVPYRLQAPFVETFTGSEWNISKQNLVARMNQEKRLMYYYTDICGLDTSICLRPEWCIYIRKNHEILKGWIQYNLIMYLQRRNPNIPGISNKLEPPQDRKLNKVIKYWKTIMEITPVSDIYGNEILMQETLSIDHFIPWSYVAHDEFWNLHPTTKSINSSKSNNLPAWERYFPALCEKEFFSYQMMWRYDVVHKEFLKCSKEHINSGDVMMKLYREDISEVEFRVNLENILLPLYNAARNAGFKDWFYLNTR
- a CDS encoding tyrosine-type recombinase/integrase, coding for MPDYSNIWIVRDKLYSNVYRVTDYKHPFDTYSGEDVLVFEEFRSDLPIGNVLNYLDIYPLQLPARYNNRQACYNFVYIVSNWKLEDQYYNIRLEQPETYYALMRRIHKVRVYDNPDKLLDDQTMNDDLTFNPRTYENVTHIKGNTDYGYRYMPLTDGAKQVLKRIKAINPNGEFILMNEGNQLTTITFNRHLKAYCNSVGIEPRTSHKIRFTVASLLYKNGVPPTTLQRLLGHSTLAMTLHYLRDITPEEDTVNAMKAVLG
- a CDS encoding DUF5688 family protein, with amino-acid sequence MYKYAETFTHGMSMQEILEDIISAYKENNDVVLGDMRELLDFSNVRDKVAFKLIQSEKNKELLKDVLYIKFLDLAVVFYLVLDEHKGGQMTALIHNSHRRVEYSHFAAAGN
- a CDS encoding DUF5688 family protein, yielding MKEIMCDILKRHLEGVEMEEMVDNLLNFESQNPPLYMLSNKKQINGAGCILYDGCLKDFADSQNSDVVILPSSTREVILVPDDGKFDYGELRKMVGVINES